The sequence GCAAGCATTCAACTTCCTCCATCCGGGAAGTAAGCTCGGTGACGAGTGGCGTCGATTTTTGATCAAATAGTTTCGATATAAGACTCACTGGAAAATACCCGTAATAAAGTTGAGGACCGGACTTGGGAAGATACCAAGAACGATAGTACCAGCCAGTGCGGCGCTAATGGCAACTATACTTAGGCCTTCCGATGAAACAACCTCAATCTGTTCGGTCTCTGGCTCGGTGAAGAACATTAGCTGGATCAGACGGAAGTAGAAGAACGCAGTCACTACCGAGGCAATGATTGCAATAATAACGAGCACTGAGTTGCCAGCCACGATGCCAGTACTGAACACCTCGAATTTTCCAATGAATCCTGCTGTTAGTGGGATGCCAGCGAAAGACAACAAGAACACAACCATTGCTGTAGCAAGGAAGGGGTTAGTCTTGCCCAAACCTGCCCAGTGCGAAAGCTTGGTAGCCTCGCCACCAATATTGCCATCACTATCTTTGCTACGTACCAAAGTGACAACGCCAAATGCGCCGACTGTTGCCAAGCCATAGGCTAATAGGTAGAAAACAATCGAGCCTAGTGCTGCCAGTTGAACACCGTTAACATGTGCTAATACCGACTTAACAGCTATCAAAATGAATCCTGCATGGGCGATCGACGAGTATGCAAGCAGACGCTTGACATCATCTTGTACTAAGCCCATAACTGTTCCCACAACAATCGTGGCGATAATGATCACCCACATAAAGATCTGGAATGATTCCGGAACAACCGCAACTATCCATGCGAACACGCGGACCATTGCGATAAACGCAGCAGCTTTTGTTCCAGCGGCCATGAATCCGGTAATCGGTGTAGGTGCACCCTGATAAACATCTGGAGTCCACGAGTGGAATGGAACTGCACCGACTTTAAAGAGTAAACCGATGACGAGCATAATTGCACCAACGGCGAGGAACAGAACCGTTGCCTGCTGTTGCTGTGCCAAAATGGCTACACCATAGAAGCTGAGCGTTCCGGTGGCTCCGTAAATAAATGCGGCGCCCATCAAGAAAATTGCTGACGAAAAAGCACCGAGTAAGAAGTACTTTAACGCCGCTTCCTGGGACAGCAGGCGACGTCGTCGAGCAGTTGCGCTCAAAACGTACAGTGGCAAGGACAGTAGCTCAAGAGCGATGAACATTGCCAGTAAATCGAATGCAGAAACGAATGCCATCATGCCACCGGTAGCAAAGAGAGCCAGTGGGAAAATTTCAGTTTGTTCCCGCTGTGCTTCAGTTGATTCGCGCTCTGCAGCGGAACCCGGGCGTGTCGCTGCCGAAGCAACGAAAGCTCCATCACGCAACGAGGTGCGATCAGCAATCAGCATGAAAGATAGCAAGGCGCAGAGCACAATAACTGCTTGACCCATGACTGAAAATCCATCTTCAACAAAAGCAACGCCAGAGAACGGAGCTTCTTGCGCAATGGACAATGGACGCAACATACCAGGAGTTTGCTGGTGGGACAGATCTGTCCACCGCCAAATAATGGTGACAAAAGCAGCGGCAAGTGCCAAAAGGGAAACTACTACCTGCACAAGACGACGAACAGAGCGCGGTAGAAAAGCTTCCAGCAATGTACCTAGCACACCGGCACCCAGAACAATAATTAATGGTAACGATGCGAGCCAATTAATCGTGAGATTCACTTGTCGCTCCCTTCAATAGAAACCTGGGTATTGTCCGTTACAGTGACCGGAATAATCGTGGCATTGTCAGCAACCGGGGATACCATCTCCAAAACCGGAGCTGGATAAAAGCCCAGAGCTAGCATCGCAACAATCAAACCACCTGCAACAACTTTTTCTCGTCCACCCATGTCTTGAACTTCAATATCTGGCTTTGGTCCGGTGAAAGCTCGTTGGTATGGCAACAAAATATAAATCGCGGCTAGAACAACACCAATTACTGCACACAGTGCGACCACCGGCCAAACACTATATGTTCCCATCAAGACTAGGTACTCCGGAATAAAACCAGATAGACCAGGTAGCGCAATGGTCGCTAGTCCAGCGATAAGGAATGTTCCCGCAATGATTGGTGTTACTCGTTGCCAACCTCCGTAAGAGGAAATCAAGTAGGAATGTCCACGTCGTTCTAAGAATCCAACGATGAGGAACAAACCAGCTGTACCAATACCGTGTGCCACCATGTAAAGAATCGAACCTGTTAATGCGAGTGCCGATCCAGAGAAAATACCCATGACCATAAAGCCAAAGTGAGAAATAGATGTGTAGGAGACAAGTCTCAAGAGGTTATCTGATGAGATTGCCATGAGGGCACCCCAGATAATCGAAATAATAGCCAAAGTAAGCACTACCGGTGCTGCAACAGT is a genomic window of Arcanobacterium phocae containing:
- the nuoN gene encoding NADH-quinone oxidoreductase subunit NuoN yields the protein MNLTINWLASLPLIIVLGAGVLGTLLEAFLPRSVRRLVQVVVSLLALAAAFVTIIWRWTDLSHQQTPGMLRPLSIAQEAPFSGVAFVEDGFSVMGQAVIVLCALLSFMLIADRTSLRDGAFVASAATRPGSAAERESTEAQREQTEIFPLALFATGGMMAFVSAFDLLAMFIALELLSLPLYVLSATARRRRLLSQEAALKYFLLGAFSSAIFLMGAAFIYGATGTLSFYGVAILAQQQQATVLFLAVGAIMLVIGLLFKVGAVPFHSWTPDVYQGAPTPITGFMAAGTKAAAFIAMVRVFAWIVAVVPESFQIFMWVIIIATIVVGTVMGLVQDDVKRLLAYSSIAHAGFILIAVKSVLAHVNGVQLAALGSIVFYLLAYGLATVGAFGVVTLVRSKDSDGNIGGEATKLSHWAGLGKTNPFLATAMVVFLLSFAGIPLTAGFIGKFEVFSTGIVAGNSVLVIIAIIASVVTAFFYFRLIQLMFFTEPETEQIEVVSSEGLSIVAISAALAGTIVLGIFPSPVLNFITGIFQ